One stretch of Molothrus aeneus isolate 106 chromosome 2, BPBGC_Maene_1.0, whole genome shotgun sequence DNA includes these proteins:
- the EEF1AKMT1 gene encoding EEF1A lysine methyltransferase 1 isoform X2: MAAEARTAGWGHPLPPHGDSVWPQSALEAIHGKMDDDDDIPQLSSHTLAALQEFYLEQQQREGMKTSQGFNQYSIGSIEEDWQLSQFWYSDETASCLAKEAVLAAGKGGRIACVSAPSVYQKLKEQDGEDFSVCILEYDRRFSVYGQEFIFYDYNHPLDLPENLLPHSFDVVIADPPYLSEECLQKTAETIKYLTKGKILLCTGAVMEEQAAKHLGVKMCKFIPKHSRNLANEFRCYVNYASGLD; encoded by the exons ATGGCGGCCGAGGCGCGGACGGCTGGCTGGGGTCACCCCCTGCCCCCCCACGGGGATTCTGTGTGGCCGCAGAGTGCCCTCGAAGCGATCCACGGG aaaatggacgatGATGATGACATTCCCCAGCTTTCATCCCATACATTGGCTGCCCTCCAGGAGTTCTATttggaacagcagcagagagagggcATGAAGACCTCCCAAGGGTTTAATCAATATTCCATTGGCTCAATAGAAGAAGACTGG CAACTGAGCCAGTTTTGGTACAGTGATGAAACTGCATCATGCCTGGCTAAGGAAGCAGTTCTGGCAGCTGGAAAAGGTGGTAG GATAGCATGTGTTAGTGCACCAAGTGTGTACCAGAAACTGAAAGAACAGGATGGTGaggatttttctgtgtgtatACTGGAGTATGACAGAAGGTTTTCTGTGTATGGACAAGAGTTTATCTTCTATGATTACAACCACCCTTTGGACTTACCTGAAAATCTCCTGCCACACAGTTTTGACGTCGTAATAGCAGATCCACCCTATCTGTCTGAGGAATGTCTTCAAAAGACTGCAGAGACCATCAAATACCTAACAAAAGGAAAGATTCTGCTTTGCACAG GTGCAGTCATGGAGGAACAGGCAGCAAAGCATCTTGGTGTGAAGATGTGCAAGTTTATTCCAAAACACTCACGAAATTTAGCCAATGAATTTCGATGCTATGTGAACTATGCTTCTGGACTGGACTAA
- the EEF1AKMT1 gene encoding EEF1A lysine methyltransferase 1 isoform X4, with protein sequence MDDDDDIPQLSSHTLAALQEFYLEQQQREGMKTSQGFNQYSIGSIEEDWQLSQFWYSDETASCLAKEAVLAAGKGGRIACVSAPSVYQKLKEQDGEDFSVCILEYDRRFSVYGQEFIFYDYNHPLDLPENLLPHSFDVVIADPPYLSEECLQKTAETIKYLTKGKILLCTGAVMEEQAAKHLGVKMCKFIPKHSRNLANEFRCYVNYASGLD encoded by the exons atggacgatGATGATGACATTCCCCAGCTTTCATCCCATACATTGGCTGCCCTCCAGGAGTTCTATttggaacagcagcagagagagggcATGAAGACCTCCCAAGGGTTTAATCAATATTCCATTGGCTCAATAGAAGAAGACTGG CAACTGAGCCAGTTTTGGTACAGTGATGAAACTGCATCATGCCTGGCTAAGGAAGCAGTTCTGGCAGCTGGAAAAGGTGGTAG GATAGCATGTGTTAGTGCACCAAGTGTGTACCAGAAACTGAAAGAACAGGATGGTGaggatttttctgtgtgtatACTGGAGTATGACAGAAGGTTTTCTGTGTATGGACAAGAGTTTATCTTCTATGATTACAACCACCCTTTGGACTTACCTGAAAATCTCCTGCCACACAGTTTTGACGTCGTAATAGCAGATCCACCCTATCTGTCTGAGGAATGTCTTCAAAAGACTGCAGAGACCATCAAATACCTAACAAAAGGAAAGATTCTGCTTTGCACAG GTGCAGTCATGGAGGAACAGGCAGCAAAGCATCTTGGTGTGAAGATGTGCAAGTTTATTCCAAAACACTCACGAAATTTAGCCAATGAATTTCGATGCTATGTGAACTATGCTTCTGGACTGGACTAA
- the EEF1AKMT1 gene encoding EEF1A lysine methyltransferase 1 isoform X3 — protein MQAKWFLGRRISLNFLQLFSRAESIPAPPFHEVAPFPRRGCCAAWGRGLRDAAWQNPLQELSANGSTSPLKMDDDDDIPQLSSHTLAALQEFYLEQQQREGMKTSQGFNQYSIGSIEEDWQLSQFWYSDETASCLAKEAVLAAGKGGSFDVVIADPPYLSEECLQKTAETIKYLTKGKILLCTGAVMEEQAAKHLGVKMCKFIPKHSRNLANEFRCYVNYASGLD, from the exons ATGCAGGCAAAGTGGTTTCTTGGGAGAAGAATCTCTCTCAATTTTCTCCAGCTCTTTTCACGTGCTGAGTCCATTCCAGCACCTCCGTTCCACGAGGTGGCGCCGTTCCCGaggagaggctgctgtgctgcctggggcagagggCTCAGGGATGCTGCCTGGCAGAACCCACTTCAGGAGCTTTCTGCAAATGGCTCTACTTCTCCATTG aaaatggacgatGATGATGACATTCCCCAGCTTTCATCCCATACATTGGCTGCCCTCCAGGAGTTCTATttggaacagcagcagagagagggcATGAAGACCTCCCAAGGGTTTAATCAATATTCCATTGGCTCAATAGAAGAAGACTGG CAACTGAGCCAGTTTTGGTACAGTGATGAAACTGCATCATGCCTGGCTAAGGAAGCAGTTCTGGCAGCTGGAAAAGGTGGTAG TTTTGACGTCGTAATAGCAGATCCACCCTATCTGTCTGAGGAATGTCTTCAAAAGACTGCAGAGACCATCAAATACCTAACAAAAGGAAAGATTCTGCTTTGCACAG GTGCAGTCATGGAGGAACAGGCAGCAAAGCATCTTGGTGTGAAGATGTGCAAGTTTATTCCAAAACACTCACGAAATTTAGCCAATGAATTTCGATGCTATGTGAACTATGCTTCTGGACTGGACTAA
- the EEF1AKMT1 gene encoding EEF1A lysine methyltransferase 1 isoform X1 — MQAKWFLGRRISLNFLQLFSRAESIPAPPFHEVAPFPRRGCCAAWGRGLRDAAWQNPLQELSANGSTSPLKMDDDDDIPQLSSHTLAALQEFYLEQQQREGMKTSQGFNQYSIGSIEEDWQLSQFWYSDETASCLAKEAVLAAGKGGRIACVSAPSVYQKLKEQDGEDFSVCILEYDRRFSVYGQEFIFYDYNHPLDLPENLLPHSFDVVIADPPYLSEECLQKTAETIKYLTKGKILLCTGAVMEEQAAKHLGVKMCKFIPKHSRNLANEFRCYVNYASGLD; from the exons ATGCAGGCAAAGTGGTTTCTTGGGAGAAGAATCTCTCTCAATTTTCTCCAGCTCTTTTCACGTGCTGAGTCCATTCCAGCACCTCCGTTCCACGAGGTGGCGCCGTTCCCGaggagaggctgctgtgctgcctggggcagagggCTCAGGGATGCTGCCTGGCAGAACCCACTTCAGGAGCTTTCTGCAAATGGCTCTACTTCTCCATTG aaaatggacgatGATGATGACATTCCCCAGCTTTCATCCCATACATTGGCTGCCCTCCAGGAGTTCTATttggaacagcagcagagagagggcATGAAGACCTCCCAAGGGTTTAATCAATATTCCATTGGCTCAATAGAAGAAGACTGG CAACTGAGCCAGTTTTGGTACAGTGATGAAACTGCATCATGCCTGGCTAAGGAAGCAGTTCTGGCAGCTGGAAAAGGTGGTAG GATAGCATGTGTTAGTGCACCAAGTGTGTACCAGAAACTGAAAGAACAGGATGGTGaggatttttctgtgtgtatACTGGAGTATGACAGAAGGTTTTCTGTGTATGGACAAGAGTTTATCTTCTATGATTACAACCACCCTTTGGACTTACCTGAAAATCTCCTGCCACACAGTTTTGACGTCGTAATAGCAGATCCACCCTATCTGTCTGAGGAATGTCTTCAAAAGACTGCAGAGACCATCAAATACCTAACAAAAGGAAAGATTCTGCTTTGCACAG GTGCAGTCATGGAGGAACAGGCAGCAAAGCATCTTGGTGTGAAGATGTGCAAGTTTATTCCAAAACACTCACGAAATTTAGCCAATGAATTTCGATGCTATGTGAACTATGCTTCTGGACTGGACTAA
- the IL17D gene encoding interleukin-17D — MEKGAKGATWSRVRAAPAALLALLCAALLPLRPEAARAPKQRPARTRSCGERPEELLEQLYGRLAAGMLSAFHHTLQPEPPGRQHNASCPAGARPPADKRVRLPVNLRSASPWAYRISYDPTRYPKYIPEAYCLCKGCLMGLFGEESLQFRSTPVFMPTVILRRTPACAGGRYVYTEDYITIPVGCTCVPEQEKEAESLNSSIDKQEVKLLVGQNKPSSE; from the exons atggagaAAGGTGCCAAAGGTGCTACCTGGAGTCGG GTGCGGGCGGCGCCGGCGGCGCTGCTGGCGCTGCTCTGCGCGGCGCTGCTCCCGCTCCGCCCGGAGGCCGCCAGGGCGCCCAAGCAGCGGCCGGCGCGGACGCGGAGCTGCGGCGAGCGGcccgaggagctgctggagcagctgtacGGGCGGCTGGCGGCGGGCATGCTCAGCGCCTTCCACCACACCCTGCAGCCCGAGCCGCCCGGCCGCCAGCACAACGCCAGCTGCCCCGCCGGGGCACGGCCGCCCGCCGACAAGAGGGTCCGGCTCCCCGTCAACCTGCGCAGCGCATCGCCCTGGGCATACAG GATCTCCTATGATCCCACGAGATACCCTAAGTACATTCCCGAAGCCTACTGCCTGTGCAAAGGCTGCCTGATGGGGCTCTTTGGCGAGGAGAGCCTGCAGTTCCGCAGCACGCCGGTGTTCATGCCCACCGTCATCCTGCGCCGCACGCCCGCCTGCGCCGGGGGCCGCTACGTCTACACCGAGGATTACATCACCATCCCCGTGGGCTGCACCTGCGTCCCCgagcaggaaaaggaggcaGAGAGCCTCAATTCCAGCATAGATAAGCAAGAAGTGAAGTTGCTGGTGGGCCAGAACAAGCCCTCGTCCGAATGA